The genomic segment AGCGATCACGATGACGTTGTCTATGGTTGGTTGCTGCTGCGGTCGAAACGTCGTTTCGGACTGCTGTGATCCCTGTGGTGGGATGTCACCGGGGCGAGGGCTGATTCGATTCCCCGGGCTTCGTGGCGGGTTTGGCGGTTATTCTGCGTGTGGATGCGATAGCTGCGGAACAAGTGGTTGGAGCGAATATCCTAGTGACGGCGGCTGCTCTTCTTGTGGGAGCCCGGCGATGTCGACCTATGGTACACCCAGCACTGGTGGTGGTGGGTGCAACTGTGGTTCCACGTCATCCCCGTCGTCGGTGAACTATCCACCTGCTGGATTGCCTTCGACCCCGACTCCACTGCCCAGTGTCGATACGAACTCACCAGCCGCACCGGCGCCTCCGATCTCGCCGGCAACACCAAGTGACATTCCGCCTGCAAGTTCAACCATGATTCCTCCTTCAACGCCCGCCACGCAAATGGTGTCGTATGAAGAATTCCAGAAGCTGCCCGGAACCGTGATTTCGGGGCCAGGAATGGGCACTGGTTCGGCACCGGGATCCTCGCCGCGCCTGTTCAACCGGCCCGTCAATGGTCCCTCGCAACCAATGGTGTCCGCACAAGGACAATCACAAGTCTGGGTTCAGGCGAAATAGTCCGCGATCTTCGGCAACGGTGAAAAACTTCAAAACGGCCTCTCGTCTGACGAGAGGCCGTTTTGTTTTGGCTTCAGTCACATCCACTGAGCCGTCATTTCTTGCCCGAGAGTGAACGCGACCACGAGGCTTCGTAGTCTGTTGAAATCATTTCGCGGAGGTCTCAGTGGTGGTCGATTCCTCAGAAACAAGAGACTCACCAGGGAGAATCTGAGGTCACAGAGAATGACGTCATTGAAACGAGCATCATTGAAATGCGATATCCGATGTTGAAACCCTGATGTTACACGTCCGAAAATTCTTCATCGCGCTGAAATCGTCGCGCCGACCATACTTCGTCGCGAAGGCCCGGTTCGGCCTACTTCGAAACGACGTTCGTGGAGTTTGGTTGAACTCCCGCCTGTTCTGCCTGGCGCTGCTGTTCGAAGGCACGCTTCATCGAAGAATAGCGGCGTTCCAGGAAGACGATGATCAGCACGATGATCAATACGCCGCCCCATTTGACGATGAGCGAATCTGCGGGAAGGTATTCAACGACCAATTCCGCCAGAAAGAGCATCGCGGCATTTCCGATGACGGCTCCGATCGTGCTGCCCCAGAAAATTGCCCAGCGAGACAGGCCCAGCAAGCGACCAAAGATGGCGCCGCCGACGCTGCCTGTCGCAGCCAGGGGAAAGGCAATAAATGCCAACAACCCCAGGAATGTCATCCGTTTCATCCACGGCTGGTGAGCCAGAATGAATTCGCTGTCGCTGGATAAGGCCGCGATTTTGGGGCCAATCCAGGGCACGCGAAACATGAATCCCACATGGAACGCGAAGAACAGAGCCACCATGACATCTTGGAACGTGACCATCCAGAACAGGTGCGTCGGTTCAAGTCCCGGAAACGGCGTAATGATCGAAAATCGGCCCAGGAATGCGAAGGATGCCGCGGTCGCCCAAAGCAGATGTTTACAGAACGTCGGGCCCGCGACGACATAGACCGCCGCGAATGCTGCCAAGGTCAGAATGAAGGGACCAATGAGCGTCCCCAGCCAGAGCGGAAAATAGTTCTTGTGAAACGTCTGCTCGAATTCAAGAAACGATTCCAGCAACTGCTCATGTTCATGAGCGGTCGGAACCGTGTGATTGTTCGGTGGGGGAGCAGCTTCAGCCATGGATGTCGACGGAGTCGTCTGGGCGACCTTCCCAACGTGAAAATGGATCAGCGATTCATCAAGAATCATACACCAGAGGTGAACAGGTGGGCGACTGAGAATAGGCAGTCGGCCCACCGGGTTCAATTGCTGACCGCTTTTGTTGCCGCAGGAATGGCTATCCGGTCGTGCTCACGTCATCCGAGAACTGTCGCCGATTTATGGCATGATGCTTTGAATTGGTACCCAGAGCCATCCCGGCATGAAGAACAGTCCCAGCGTTGCCGCGAGGCAGATTCCCCCAGCGATCAGGGAGGGTGCTTCGGCCGCTGCTGGCGACTCGTCGCGATAGATCGGATCACGCAGGAACATGACTCCGATGATCTTCAGATAGTACCATGCACCCAAGGCCGCATTGATCGCGAGGACGACGGCGAGCCATCGACTGGAGTCATACCCCTGCGACCAGGCCGCGAAGAACAGGTTCAATTTGCCGAGGAAGCCAGCCGTCGGTGGCAGGCCGGAAAGGCTGAACAAGAAGACTGCGAACACCAGGGCCAACGCGGGACGGGACTTCGCCAACCCTGAAAGGTCGTCGAGAGTCTCGATTGGCTTGTCTCCACGACGGGCCGCGATCAGAACGGCGAATGCACCTAGCGTCATCGCTCCATATACCGCCAGATAAAACAGCATCGCGCCGATGCCGCTGACGGCGTGTCCACCCGTGCGGTTGAGCACGTCCTTGGTGATTTCGTGTTCCAGCCCCACAATCAAACCGACCAGCATGTATCCGGCATGCGACACGCTGGAATAGGCCAGCAGACGACGAATGTCGGTTTGCATAAGGGCCATCAGGTTTCCCACGAACATCGTGACCACGGCCAGCCACCACAGCAGCGGTGTCGCGGCGGGGGTCATAGTCCAAGAATTCATGGCTTGTTCGGCACCCGTGGCGGGAACCATCAATCGAAGAAGGGCAACGAACCCGGCAATCTTGGGCACAAACGACAGCATGGCCGCAGCCGAGGTCGGAGCACCTTGGAACACGTCGGGAGCATAGAAGTGGAATGGCACGGCTGTCAGTCGGAATCCGAGTCCCGCGATCAGCATGACCGTGGCGACGGCAACCAGCGGATTGGCGGGCTGACCTTGAGCTCCTGCAAACGCGGCGTGAATTGCGCCGAGATTTGTCGTTCCCGTGGCACCGTACAAGTAGCTCATTCCAAACAGCACGATTGCCGACGAAAAGATGCTAAGAAGGAAGTATTTTAGGGTGGCTTCCTGGGCGGGTGCATCGCGACGTGGAAGCAGCAGGAACAGGTAAGTTGGGATGCTGACGAGTTCGAGTGCAACAAACAGCCCGATCAGATCGTTGGCTGCAGCGATCAGGTTGACGCCAGCCAAAATGGCGAGCAGGCAGGCATGGCATTCTGCCGAACGCGAATCGTCGGCTTGATTCCATTGAAGCAGGACCAGTACGAATCCGGACGTCAGTGTCAGGCCGCGGATGTACCAGGTCAGTTCATCCAGCGCAAAGGGGCCAAACGTCCGCGCGACGGGCGTGCTTTGCCACCAGACCAGGCCGGCCATGATCAGCACCAGCAGGGACAGGAACCCCCATCGATGTCTGAGCCCTTCAGGGGCTTCGCCCTTTTCATTCACAAGGAATGGAGCGGCGAAAAAGATCAAGCACACGCCGGCCAGCAGGACGGCGTCAGGAGCGATCAGAGTCAGGGCGCTATTCAATTGTTGAATGGCTACGTTCACGGGCGAGTCTCCGAACCGAGAGCCATGCTCGGCATTGTCGTCAGGGATGCAGTTGTCACAGGCTTGATGTCGCCAACTTCACCATACAGCTTGGTCACGGCTTCGACATCGGGACGAATTAGATTCAGCAGTGGTTGCGGAAATAGACCCAAGACCAGGCACAGACCGAGCAGTGGGGCCAGTGCCGCCACTTCGCGGACATTCAGGTCGGTCACCGGTGCGTGTCCGTGACCGTGATCATCAGGCAGATGCACGGGGCCAAAAAAGGCGTGCTGCAACACACCCAGCACATACCACGCACCCAGTACGACACCCAGGGCACCGAGTGACGCGAGGATTACACCGAGGCCCGAACCGGCCTTGAACATTCCCGCCAGACACAGAAATTCACCCACAAAGCCGTTCAGGCCGGGGAGTCCGATACTGGCAAACGAGGTAAAGACCATGGCGACGGCGAGCAACGGCAACTTCGTGGCCATGCCACCAAGCTCGTCCAGTTTTCGCGTGTGATAGCGTTCGTAGAACATTCCGACGAGACAAAACAGAGCGCCCGTCGAAAGGCCGTGGTTGATCATCTGCAGCACGCCGCCGCTGACACCTTCGGTGTTCAACGCAAACAAACCCAACATGCAGAAACCCAAGTGAGCCACCGAACTGTAGGCCACCAATTTCTTGATGTCGTTCTGCGACAACGCACACAGGGAACCGTACAGGATGCCAATGACCGACATGGTTCCGATGAGTGGCAGTCCGATTTCTCGGCAGGCATAAGGCAGCATCGGCAACAGCAGGCGCAGGAAACCGTATGTTCCCAGTTTTAGCAACACACCGGCCAGCAAGACCGAACCTGCGGTGGGAGCTTCTACGTGGGCCAGTGGCAACCATGTGTGGAATGGGAACAGCGGTACCTTGATCATGAATCCGGCTGCGATCATCAGGAATAAGACGATCTGCGTCGAATCAGGTAGACCACCGGTCGCGAGAGCGGCCGCAAGGTCAGGAATGGCAAAGGGTGTGGTCAGTGTGGGGTTCTTCTGAACAACAGTCACAACCAACGAGATCAACCCGAGCAGGGTGATCAAGCTGCCCGACAGCGTGTAGATAAAGAACTTGCCAGCGGCGTAGCGACGCAACGGACCGCCCCAGATCCCGACCAGAAAGAACAAGGGGATGAGTGTGAATTCGAAGAACACATAGAACAACAAAATATCGAACGCACAGAAGACGCCGATCAGACCTGTTTCCAGAATCAGCAGGCAGGCATAGAACTCGGCCGCCCGTTCTTGAATCGCTGTCCAGGAAACCAGCACTGACGAGATGGTCAAGATCGTTGTCAACACGACCATGGCTAGACTGATGCCATCCAGCCCCAGGAAGAATTCGAACTTCACACCTGGACTATGGGGGCCTGCTTGGGACAGGTCGAGCCAGGTGTGCCGCTGCACCATTTGAGGATGAACGGGTCCCCGTTCTGCAGCCGGGACGGCGGGCAGTTGGAGATACTGCGCGGCGACCGCCCACGAGACGAGGAATGTCGTAATCGTGGCAAGCAGTGCGACCCAACGGGCACGCTGGGCAGTGGCCTTGGGGTCAAGCAGCAGCAGCATGGCGGCTGCGACTGCTGGCAGAAAAATCATGACGACTAACAAACTGGGCATCGAATCATACCTTTGCGGCGGAAAGCCGATTGCGGGCACAGGGAACGGATGACAGGCGTGGGTGTCGAACTCCTTACATCGTTCCCGCCAATGCTCGCAGCACCGAGATCAGGCAGACAATCAATCCGATCATCATGACGGTGCCATAATTCTGAACCATTCCATTCTGAATCGGGCGGATGATGCTGCCGAATAGCCCGGGAATGAACCCGAAACAGTCGACGATCGTGTCAACCACCCAGCGGTCAAATAGTTCGCAGACGGTTGCAAACGCTCGCAATGGTCCTGCCACAAACTTGTAGCCGCACCAGTCGATATACAACCCTTCATGAGAGATATTGAAGCCCAGCGACATCCCACGCTTTAGGTTTTGCGGGATTCCCGGCGAAACCACGTAGAACAGGTACGCCACACCGATGCCACCCAGAGCCAGAATCGTACTGATTCCCATCATGATGTAGTCTGGATCAAAGTGATGCGCTTCGGGCAGACCCGGTGTGTGATGCAGGTAATGGCCATAGAGCTCTGTCGGACCGGTGATGGCTCCGATGAACAAGGCTGCGATGGCGAGAATCGCCAATGGTCCTGCCATTGCGGGGGGCGCGTCGTGTGGATGATGTCCGGCTTCTTCCGGAAATTTCTCTTCACCCCAGAACGTCATGAAGTAGGCGCGGAAGGTATAGAACGCGGTCATCAGCGAGGTCAGCAGCGCGACGCCAAGAACCATTTGATAGTACTGTCCACGTGTGGGATCTTGAGAGGCATCGACGAGGACAGCCAGGATTTCGTCCTTACTCCAAAAACCAGACAGCAGCGGAAATCCGGACAGGGCCAGAGCACCCGCCAGGAACGTCCAGTGGGTAATCGGCAACGCTTTCCGCAAACCGCTGAATCGCCGCATGTCGATCACATCGCCCATCGCGTGCATCACCGAACCGGCTGCCAGGAAGAGCACCGCCTTGAAGAAGGCATGCGTAAACATGTGGAACATGGCGAACGTCACAGCATGAGTCGCCAGGCCTTCGCCGCCGCCAGCGGCTCCCAATGCCATAAACATGTAACCGAGCTGACTGACCGTCGAGTACGCGAGGACGCGTTTCAAGTCGTACTGGGTGAGCGCCGTGATTGCGGCGATCAAGGCCGTGGCAGCGCCGATGATCGAGACAATCAACTGCACACTGGGGGCGTGTACGAAGAAGGGAGTGCAGCGGGCGACGAGATACACCCCGGCGGTCACCATGGTCGCGGCGTGGATTAAGGCGGAGACCGGGGTGGGGCCTTCCATCGCATCAGGCAACCAGACCTGCAGCGGGAACTGAGCGGACTTGCCCACGGCACCCACAAACAGCAGTGCGCAGATCGCGGTGAAGATGGTCGGTTGCGTTGCCACGATTCGATTGATGGCATCGGGTGATTCGAACAAGGTGCCGAAATCGAGTGTCCCAAACGTCAACCAGATCAGCAGAATTCCCAGAATAAACCCGAAGTCACCGATACGGTTGACGACAAAGGCTTTCTTGGCTGCTGCGGCCGCGCTTGGCTTATGGAACCAGAACCCGATCAGCAGGTAGCTGCACAGCCCCACGGCTTCCCAGAAGACGAACATCATCAGGAAGTTGCCGGACAGGACCAGCATGCACATCGAGAAGACGAACAGGGACATCGCCGCGAAGAACCGGGGGTATCCGGGATCACCGGTCATGTAGCTGCTGGCGAAGATGGCAACCAGCAAGCTGACCGAAGTCACCATCGTCAACATGAGGGCTGACATGGCGTCAGCACGCAAGATAATCGGAACATCGATCGTGCCAATCTTGATCCATTGGTAGACCGTTTTCACGATGGCGTGGCTGGCTTCGTGCTCTTCATGACCGAACCCGCTCGGCACCACCACGCTGAGGAGGTACAGCGACGCCGCAAACGAGATCGCCAGACCGAGCACCAGGGGGCGGTGAGCGTACTTGCGACGGATGACATGTCCGACCAGCACGATCCAGGCACACGCCAGCAGCGGTGCGGTGGGAATCAGCCAGATCACGTTCTCTTTAAGCCACTCTGTCACGGTCAACTCCGAATATTCGTTTGCCCATGGACCGTTCCACGGGGCTTCAATCGTCAAACTTTGACTCGCTGACCCGCGATCAACAGTGTCGCGAGGTCACGCTGGCGTTTGGCTATGTCTTGGCCTGTGTCGGGCTGGGCGATTTTGGCATTCTTCCGGCCGGGGTCAGGTGTGGCAGATCCGCGTTCGGATCAGCAGGAGCCACGGTGGGGGATGCCACCCCGGAACCGGAGTACACTGGAAGATCGTCTTCACCCAGTTTGCCCCACAAGAACACGTCCAGCGACTTGCGACGCTGGTAAAGCGACAGAATCATTGCGAGTGCCAATCCTGCCTCGCACGCAGCGACGGTCAGCACGAAGATCGTGAAGATCTGACCTTGTGGATTGTTGTGATAGCGGCTGAAAGCGGTCAAATTGACCGAAACGCCATGCAGCATCAGTTCTGCTGAGAGCATGATCAGAATCAAGTTGCGACGCGTCAGGAAGCCGATCATCCCCAGGATGAACAGCGTTGCGCCGATGATCAACTGATTTTCCAAAGCGGTGGTCGTCATAGTGTTCCTTGTGACCTCCGCGGTGCGAGTGCGATGGCGCCGATCGTGGCAATCAACAGCACCGTTCCGGCCAACTCGACAAAGTA from the Schlesneria paludicola DSM 18645 genome contains:
- a CDS encoding small multi-drug export protein, translated to MAEAAPPPNNHTVPTAHEHEQLLESFLEFEQTFHKNYFPLWLGTLIGPFILTLAAFAAVYVVAGPTFCKHLLWATAASFAFLGRFSIITPFPGLEPTHLFWMVTFQDVMVALFFAFHVGFMFRVPWIGPKIAALSSDSEFILAHQPWMKRMTFLGLLAFIAFPLAATGSVGGAIFGRLLGLSRWAIFWGSTIGAVIGNAAMLFLAELVVEYLPADSLIVKWGGVLIIVLIIVFLERRYSSMKRAFEQQRQAEQAGVQPNSTNVVSK
- a CDS encoding NADH-quinone oxidoreductase subunit N, producing MNVAIQQLNSALTLIAPDAVLLAGVCLIFFAAPFLVNEKGEAPEGLRHRWGFLSLLVLIMAGLVWWQSTPVARTFGPFALDELTWYIRGLTLTSGFVLVLLQWNQADDSRSAECHACLLAILAGVNLIAAANDLIGLFVALELVSIPTYLFLLLPRRDAPAQEATLKYFLLSIFSSAIVLFGMSYLYGATGTTNLGAIHAAFAGAQGQPANPLVAVATVMLIAGLGFRLTAVPFHFYAPDVFQGAPTSAAAMLSFVPKIAGFVALLRLMVPATGAEQAMNSWTMTPAATPLLWWLAVVTMFVGNLMALMQTDIRRLLAYSSVSHAGYMLVGLIVGLEHEITKDVLNRTGGHAVSGIGAMLFYLAVYGAMTLGAFAVLIAARRGDKPIETLDDLSGLAKSRPALALVFAVFLFSLSGLPPTAGFLGKLNLFFAAWSQGYDSSRWLAVVLAINAALGAWYYLKIIGVMFLRDPIYRDESPAAAEAPSLIAGGICLAATLGLFFMPGWLWVPIQSIMP
- a CDS encoding complex I subunit 4 family protein translates to MPSLLVVMIFLPAVAAAMLLLLDPKATAQRARWVALLATITTFLVSWAVAAQYLQLPAVPAAERGPVHPQMVQRHTWLDLSQAGPHSPGVKFEFFLGLDGISLAMVVLTTILTISSVLVSWTAIQERAAEFYACLLILETGLIGVFCAFDILLFYVFFEFTLIPLFFLVGIWGGPLRRYAAGKFFIYTLSGSLITLLGLISLVVTVVQKNPTLTTPFAIPDLAAALATGGLPDSTQIVLFLMIAAGFMIKVPLFPFHTWLPLAHVEAPTAGSVLLAGVLLKLGTYGFLRLLLPMLPYACREIGLPLIGTMSVIGILYGSLCALSQNDIKKLVAYSSVAHLGFCMLGLFALNTEGVSGGVLQMINHGLSTGALFCLVGMFYERYHTRKLDELGGMATKLPLLAVAMVFTSFASIGLPGLNGFVGEFLCLAGMFKAGSGLGVILASLGALGVVLGAWYVLGVLQHAFFGPVHLPDDHGHGHAPVTDLNVREVAALAPLLGLCLVLGLFPQPLLNLIRPDVEAVTKLYGEVGDIKPVTTASLTTMPSMALGSETRP
- the nuoL gene encoding NADH-quinone oxidoreductase subunit L; translated protein: MTEWLKENVIWLIPTAPLLACAWIVLVGHVIRRKYAHRPLVLGLAISFAASLYLLSVVVPSGFGHEEHEASHAIVKTVYQWIKIGTIDVPIILRADAMSALMLTMVTSVSLLVAIFASSYMTGDPGYPRFFAAMSLFVFSMCMLVLSGNFLMMFVFWEAVGLCSYLLIGFWFHKPSAAAAAKKAFVVNRIGDFGFILGILLIWLTFGTLDFGTLFESPDAINRIVATQPTIFTAICALLFVGAVGKSAQFPLQVWLPDAMEGPTPVSALIHAATMVTAGVYLVARCTPFFVHAPSVQLIVSIIGAATALIAAITALTQYDLKRVLAYSTVSQLGYMFMALGAAGGGEGLATHAVTFAMFHMFTHAFFKAVLFLAAGSVMHAMGDVIDMRRFSGLRKALPITHWTFLAGALALSGFPLLSGFWSKDEILAVLVDASQDPTRGQYYQMVLGVALLTSLMTAFYTFRAYFMTFWGEEKFPEEAGHHPHDAPPAMAGPLAILAIAALFIGAITGPTELYGHYLHHTPGLPEAHHFDPDYIMMGISTILALGGIGVAYLFYVVSPGIPQNLKRGMSLGFNISHEGLYIDWCGYKFVAGPLRAFATVCELFDRWVVDTIVDCFGFIPGLFGSIIRPIQNGMVQNYGTVMMIGLIVCLISVLRALAGTM
- the nuoK gene encoding NADH-quinone oxidoreductase subunit NuoK, with the protein product MTTTALENQLIIGATLFILGMIGFLTRRNLILIMLSAELMLHGVSVNLTAFSRYHNNPQGQIFTIFVLTVAACEAGLALAMILSLYQRRKSLDVFLWGKLGEDDLPVYSGSGVASPTVAPADPNADLPHLTPAGRMPKSPSPTQAKT